A window from Chitinophaga filiformis encodes these proteins:
- a CDS encoding exodeoxyribonuclease III, with amino-acid sequence MRIVSYNVNGLRSAMNKGFTEWLKTDPADIVCLQEIKAHKDNVDYRQFEELGYEHYWYPAEKKGYSGVAVLTKISPDHVQYGNGFMQSDAEGRVIRLDFGDITLVNTYIPSGTSGDERQTYKYQWLDEFYGYLDQLKSTRPNLVVCGDYNICHKPIDIHDPVGNKKSSGFLPEERAWLDKLFSNGFVDTFRHYHPEPHQYSWWSVRSNARANNKGWRIDYINVTAPLQERLKDARIWQEVKHSDHCPVYLQLGS; translated from the coding sequence ATGAGAATTGTATCCTATAATGTGAACGGACTGCGTTCCGCCATGAACAAAGGTTTCACTGAGTGGCTGAAAACCGATCCGGCAGATATCGTATGCCTGCAGGAGATCAAAGCCCACAAAGACAATGTGGATTACCGCCAATTTGAGGAACTGGGTTACGAGCACTACTGGTACCCTGCAGAAAAAAAAGGGTATAGCGGAGTAGCCGTACTCACAAAGATCAGCCCCGACCATGTACAATATGGCAACGGCTTCATGCAGAGCGATGCGGAAGGACGTGTTATAAGGCTCGATTTTGGCGATATCACGCTTGTTAATACCTACATCCCTTCCGGTACCAGTGGAGACGAAAGACAGACCTATAAATACCAGTGGCTGGACGAATTTTACGGCTACCTGGACCAGCTGAAAAGCACAAGGCCTAACCTCGTGGTATGCGGCGACTATAATATATGCCATAAGCCGATAGACATCCACGACCCGGTAGGCAATAAGAAATCGTCAGGCTTTTTGCCGGAAGAGCGGGCCTGGCTGGATAAACTGTTCAGCAACGGGTTTGTGGATACCTTCCGTCATTATCATCCGGAACCGCATCAGTATAGCTGGTGGAGCGTACGGTCCAATGCCAGGGCCAATAACAAGGGCTGGCGTATCGATTATATCAATGTGACCGCTCCCCTGCAGGAAAGACTGAAAGATGCCCGGATCTGGCAGGAGGTGAAGCATTCAGACCATTGTCCCGTATACCTGCAATTGGGATCTTAA
- the metH gene encoding methionine synthase: MSETITSADTLQTPGTGTKVIKPFLRLSGLEPLVVRPETNFINIGERTNVTGSKKFARLIREGLYEEALSVARQQVENGAQILDVNMDDALLDGEKAMTTFLNLLAAEPDISRIPVMIDSSKFSIIEAGLKCLQGKCIVNSISLKEGEAKFIEQAQICKAFGAAVVVMAFDEYGQADTEEKKVSFCHRSYKILTEKVGFDPQDIIFDPNIFAIATGIEEHNNYAVDFINATRRIKELMPLTSVSGGVSNISFSFRGNDVVREAMHSVFLFHAIKAGMNMGIVNAGMLQIYDEIEPALRELCDDAILNRREDATERLIAFAETVKSKGKVIEKDETWRQGTVEERLSHALVNGITDYIEADTEEARQQYPRPLDVIEGPLMAGMNIVGDLFGSGKMFLPQVVKSARVMKKSVAVLTPYIEAEKQKLVELNGGVVKSAGKILLATVKGDVHDIGKNIVGVVLGCNGYDIIDMGVMVPAEKILQTARQEQVDIIGLSGLITPSLDEMVNVAREMKRQHFEVPLIIGGATTSRTHTAVKIAPEYEHGVIHVLDASRSVTVTGSLLNKALKKSFLDDVKLEYQKLNENFRNKKPVKQYLPIAEARQHKAINDWSNYKPVVPKKPGVHVFQNYDLAEIAEYIDWQPFFISWELHGKFPQILTDEIVGKEASRLFEDAKAMLKRIVEEKWLTANGVIGLFPANRSADDTISVLSPQPGAGTVHLECLRQQIKKAPGQPNLSLADFIAPAEAGIQDYMGAFAVTTGGDIEKWLEKFKADHDDYSSIMLKALADRLVEAFAELMHKRVRQEFWGYATDERLDNDALIREEYSGIRPAPGYPACPEHTEKYKLFDMLDATANTGIILTESLAMYPASSVSGWYFAHPEAKYFGLGKIEKDQVEDYAARKGWTIEEAEKWLRPVLEYDM; encoded by the coding sequence ATGAGCGAAACAATCACTTCAGCAGATACTTTACAAACACCCGGAACCGGCACCAAAGTGATAAAACCTTTCCTCCGCCTGAGTGGTCTGGAACCACTGGTGGTAAGGCCCGAGACCAACTTCATTAACATCGGCGAGCGTACTAACGTAACCGGTTCCAAGAAATTTGCCCGCCTGATCCGGGAGGGCTTATATGAAGAAGCCCTCTCCGTGGCCCGCCAGCAGGTAGAAAACGGCGCACAGATACTGGATGTGAACATGGACGACGCCCTCCTGGACGGCGAAAAGGCCATGACCACCTTCCTCAATCTCCTAGCTGCCGAGCCGGACATTTCCAGGATACCGGTGATGATCGACTCCAGTAAGTTCAGCATCATAGAGGCCGGCCTTAAATGCCTGCAGGGCAAATGTATCGTCAACTCCATCAGCCTGAAGGAAGGCGAAGCCAAATTCATTGAGCAGGCACAGATCTGTAAAGCCTTTGGCGCCGCCGTGGTGGTCATGGCTTTCGATGAATACGGACAGGCTGATACCGAAGAGAAAAAGGTCAGCTTCTGCCACCGCTCCTACAAGATATTGACAGAAAAGGTTGGTTTTGACCCGCAGGATATCATCTTCGACCCTAACATCTTCGCGATCGCCACGGGTATAGAAGAGCACAATAACTATGCGGTAGACTTCATCAACGCTACCCGCCGTATAAAAGAACTGATGCCCCTCACCAGCGTAAGCGGCGGGGTAAGTAATATCTCCTTCTCCTTCCGTGGTAACGATGTTGTTCGTGAGGCAATGCACTCTGTGTTCCTTTTCCATGCTATCAAAGCAGGTATGAACATGGGCATCGTAAATGCCGGCATGCTTCAGATCTATGATGAAATAGAACCGGCACTGCGCGAACTCTGTGACGATGCTATTCTCAACCGCCGGGAAGACGCCACCGAACGCCTCATCGCCTTTGCCGAAACGGTGAAGAGCAAGGGTAAAGTGATCGAAAAAGACGAAACCTGGCGCCAGGGCACCGTGGAAGAACGCCTGAGCCATGCGCTGGTAAATGGTATTACAGATTATATCGAGGCCGATACAGAAGAGGCACGCCAGCAATACCCACGTCCGCTGGATGTTATTGAAGGCCCTCTCATGGCCGGTATGAACATCGTGGGCGACCTGTTTGGCAGCGGTAAGATGTTCCTCCCACAGGTGGTGAAAAGCGCCCGTGTGATGAAGAAATCCGTGGCCGTGCTCACGCCCTATATAGAGGCTGAAAAGCAAAAACTGGTAGAACTGAATGGCGGTGTGGTAAAATCCGCCGGAAAGATCCTGCTCGCTACAGTAAAAGGCGATGTGCATGATATCGGGAAGAATATCGTAGGCGTAGTGCTGGGCTGTAACGGTTATGACATTATTGACATGGGCGTAATGGTACCGGCAGAGAAGATATTACAGACCGCCCGCCAGGAGCAGGTGGACATTATTGGTCTCAGTGGCCTGATCACCCCCAGCCTGGACGAGATGGTAAACGTAGCCAGGGAAATGAAACGCCAGCATTTTGAAGTGCCCCTGATCATTGGAGGCGCTACCACTTCCCGTACGCATACAGCCGTAAAAATAGCCCCTGAATACGAACACGGGGTAATACACGTACTCGATGCCTCCCGTAGCGTAACAGTTACCGGAAGCCTGCTGAACAAAGCGCTGAAGAAGTCTTTCCTGGACGATGTGAAGCTCGAGTACCAGAAACTGAACGAAAATTTCCGGAACAAGAAACCGGTAAAACAATATCTGCCCATTGCAGAAGCCCGTCAGCACAAGGCCATCAATGACTGGAGCAACTACAAGCCAGTTGTACCTAAAAAACCTGGCGTACATGTTTTCCAGAACTATGACCTGGCTGAAATAGCTGAATACATTGACTGGCAGCCCTTCTTCATCTCCTGGGAACTGCATGGTAAATTCCCGCAGATCCTTACGGATGAAATCGTAGGCAAGGAAGCCTCCCGCCTGTTCGAAGATGCGAAAGCTATGCTGAAACGTATCGTAGAGGAAAAGTGGCTTACTGCCAATGGCGTGATAGGCCTGTTCCCTGCCAACAGGAGCGCGGATGATACCATCTCTGTATTGTCGCCCCAACCCGGCGCCGGCACGGTTCACCTGGAATGTCTCCGCCAGCAGATCAAAAAGGCTCCCGGTCAGCCGAACCTCTCCCTGGCCGATTTCATTGCCCCGGCAGAAGCAGGCATCCAGGACTATATGGGCGCGTTTGCCGTTACAACAGGCGGCGATATAGAAAAATGGCTGGAAAAGTTCAAGGCAGACCACGACGATTACAGCAGTATTATGCTGAAAGCCCTTGCTGACAGGCTGGTAGAAGCCTTCGCAGAGCTGATGCACAAACGTGTAAGACAGGAATTCTGGGGGTATGCAACAGATGAACGTCTTGACAATGATGCACTGATCCGCGAGGAATACTCCGGCATCCGACCCGCACCGGGTTATCCGGCATGTCCTGAACATACCGAGAAATACAAGCTGTTTGATATGCTGGATGCTACTGCCAATACCGGTATCATCCTTACCGAATCGCTCGCCATGTACCCGGCGTCCAGCGTTAGTGGCTGGTATTTTGCACACCCTGAGGCCAAATATTTCGGCCTTGGCAAGATAGAGAAAGACCAGGTGGAAGACTATGCTGCCCGAAAGGGATGGACCATTGAGGAAGCCGAGAAGTGGCTGCGCCCCGTACTTGAATATGACATGTAA
- the recR gene encoding recombination mediator RecR codes for MIFSSALIENAVNEFARLPGIGKKTALRLVLHLLKQDPAQVKLFGEVVTRMRDQIKFCKICHNVSDQEICSICGNPSRNKALVCVVENIRDVMAIENTQQFNGTYHVLGGIISPIDGVGPDQLNIYTLVDRVGQQGIEEIIMALSPTIEGDTTIYYLSKKLREFPVKITTIARGIAFGGELEYADEMTLARSISNRLPLENYVQK; via the coding sequence ATGATATTTTCCTCAGCCCTGATAGAAAATGCAGTTAATGAATTTGCGCGGTTGCCGGGCATTGGCAAAAAAACGGCCTTACGTCTCGTATTGCACCTGCTGAAGCAGGACCCCGCGCAGGTAAAGCTGTTTGGTGAAGTAGTGACCCGTATGCGGGATCAGATTAAATTCTGTAAGATCTGCCACAATGTTTCCGACCAGGAGATCTGTAGCATTTGCGGCAATCCTTCCAGGAATAAGGCCCTGGTATGCGTCGTAGAGAATATCCGCGATGTGATGGCCATCGAAAATACCCAGCAGTTCAATGGCACTTATCATGTACTGGGAGGCATCATCTCCCCTATTGACGGTGTCGGCCCTGATCAGCTGAATATTTATACACTGGTAGACAGGGTCGGGCAACAAGGGATTGAAGAGATCATTATGGCGCTCAGTCCAACAATTGAAGGCGATACAACGATCTATTATCTTTCCAAAAAGCTCAGGGAGTTCCCGGTAAAGATCACAACCATTGCCAGGGGTATTGCCTTTGGCGGCGAACTGGAATATGCGGATGAAATGACGCTTGCAAGATCTATTTCCAACAGGTTGCCGCTGGAGAACTATGTGCAGAAGTAA
- a CDS encoding Ig-like domain-containing protein, with product MNHNFRGWAYWLIVISASVFLLPGCANIVPPSGGPKDTLPPRLTYVTPPDSTLHFKAKKVSFTFNEYVQLDNVFEKLIVSPTLKRTPTVTSKLKTVTMVIKDTLAENTTYTFNFSDAIRDNNEGNPIQDFQYVVSTGDYLDSLQVKGFIIDAETGKPDSNVSVMIYRNKIDSVVSKEKPVYFARSKGNGAFWFRNMAPGDYKLFALKEDDRDLQYNQPKELIAFSDSLLHLRDQNLKDITLLMFMEQDSTIRKPEEAGQEQQPVEEEPEKKEKEKEKEKKKKRTLNISAELADNKQELGKPLLITFSAPVKTLDSTAFRLTQDTVFTPVAFTTSFDSTRTKLSVHFDWKEGKPYRLIIPKESVADTAGIQPSKADTISFAAKKESDYGRVMLTLTLSDSTKAMVSDTMHYVAQLISNKEIKYSGKIERNTWVQKRITPGEYEVWILLDDNNNGKWDRGVYYGTPKKQPERVVSFPKKENIKANWGVKIPLTL from the coding sequence ATGAATCATAACTTCCGTGGCTGGGCATACTGGCTGATAGTGATAAGTGCCTCCGTTTTTTTGCTCCCGGGCTGCGCCAACATTGTTCCACCCAGCGGCGGACCGAAAGATACGCTCCCCCCGAGGCTGACCTATGTTACGCCACCGGATTCGACACTCCACTTCAAGGCGAAGAAGGTCTCCTTTACGTTCAACGAATATGTGCAGCTGGATAATGTCTTCGAAAAGCTGATCGTATCTCCTACCCTTAAGCGTACTCCCACAGTAACATCCAAGCTGAAGACCGTTACCATGGTGATCAAGGATACACTGGCAGAGAATACCACCTATACTTTTAACTTTTCAGACGCCATCCGGGACAACAATGAGGGCAATCCTATACAGGATTTCCAGTATGTTGTGTCTACCGGCGATTACCTGGACTCCCTCCAGGTAAAGGGCTTTATCATAGATGCAGAAACAGGAAAGCCTGACAGTAATGTATCCGTGATGATCTACCGGAACAAGATAGACTCTGTCGTGTCTAAGGAGAAACCCGTCTATTTTGCCCGCTCAAAAGGAAACGGGGCCTTCTGGTTCAGGAATATGGCTCCGGGCGATTACAAGCTTTTTGCCCTGAAAGAGGACGACAGAGATCTCCAGTATAATCAACCCAAGGAGTTGATCGCCTTTAGCGACAGCCTCCTTCATCTGAGGGATCAGAACCTGAAAGACATCACCCTGCTGATGTTCATGGAACAGGACAGTACGATCAGGAAACCGGAGGAAGCGGGACAGGAGCAGCAGCCGGTAGAAGAAGAACCCGAGAAAAAAGAGAAAGAGAAGGAAAAAGAAAAGAAGAAAAAACGCACTTTGAATATCTCTGCCGAACTGGCCGATAACAAACAGGAACTGGGCAAGCCCTTGCTGATCACTTTCAGTGCGCCTGTCAAAACACTGGACAGCACAGCCTTCCGTCTTACACAGGATACCGTGTTCACGCCCGTGGCCTTTACTACTTCCTTCGATTCTACCCGTACCAAACTATCGGTACATTTTGACTGGAAAGAAGGCAAGCCCTACAGGCTTATCATACCGAAAGAATCCGTGGCCGATACTGCCGGCATCCAGCCGTCAAAAGCAGACACGATCAGCTTTGCCGCCAAAAAAGAATCAGATTACGGCAGGGTAATGCTGACCCTTACCCTCAGCGATAGTACAAAAGCCATGGTGAGCGACACTATGCACTATGTAGCCCAGCTGATCAGCAATAAGGAGATAAAATACTCCGGAAAAATAGAACGGAACACCTGGGTCCAGAAGCGTATTACACCCGGAGAATATGAGGTGTGGATACTGCTGGACGACAATAATAACGGAAAATGGGACCGCGGCGTGTACTATGGTACGCCGAAGAAACAGCCGGAAAGGGTGGTCAGCTTCCCGAAGAAAGAGAATATTAAGGCCAACTGGGGGGTAAAGATCCCGCTGACGTTATAA
- a CDS encoding homocysteine S-methyltransferase family protein, whose product MKSLSQCAAERILIIDGAMGTMIQRYKLEEADYRGERFKDYHLDVKGNNDLLCLTQPQIIEAIHNEYLEAGADIIETNTFSSTTIAMADYDMQSLAYEMNVAAARIARKAADEYTAKNPDKPRFVAGAIGPLNKTLSLSPDVNNPGFRSVTFDEVVDAYYEQIKGLHEGGVDILLIETIFDTLNSKAAIFATKKYFRDIARPELPVMISGTITDASGRTLSGQTLEAFYISVMHAKPFSVGLNCALGGEQMRPYISELSQIAACNVSCYPNAGLPNAFGEYDETPDHTAHIIEDFAREGFVNIVGGCCGTTPDHIRHIAEHVKILPPRPLPQQVEELA is encoded by the coding sequence ATGAAATCATTATCCCAATGCGCCGCAGAGCGCATTCTGATCATTGATGGGGCAATGGGTACCATGATCCAGCGTTACAAGCTGGAGGAAGCGGATTACAGGGGTGAACGCTTCAAAGATTATCATCTGGATGTAAAAGGTAATAATGACCTGCTCTGTCTTACGCAACCCCAAATTATCGAAGCAATACATAACGAATACCTGGAAGCCGGGGCCGATATTATCGAGACCAATACTTTCAGCAGCACCACTATCGCCATGGCCGACTACGATATGCAGTCGCTCGCCTATGAAATGAATGTTGCTGCTGCGCGCATAGCCAGGAAAGCGGCTGACGAGTACACTGCTAAAAACCCTGACAAACCCAGATTTGTGGCAGGTGCTATCGGTCCGCTGAATAAGACGCTGTCCCTCTCTCCGGATGTAAACAATCCGGGCTTCCGCTCTGTTACTTTTGACGAAGTAGTAGATGCCTACTATGAACAGATCAAGGGCTTGCATGAAGGAGGCGTAGATATTCTGCTCATTGAGACCATCTTTGACACGCTGAACAGTAAAGCGGCCATTTTCGCCACCAAGAAATACTTCCGTGATATTGCCCGGCCGGAGCTGCCGGTGATGATATCGGGCACCATTACGGATGCTTCGGGAAGAACCCTGAGCGGTCAGACACTGGAGGCGTTCTATATTTCCGTTATGCACGCAAAACCGTTCTCAGTAGGGCTCAACTGTGCGCTCGGCGGAGAACAGATGCGTCCCTATATTTCCGAGTTGTCGCAGATAGCAGCCTGCAATGTAAGCTGTTACCCCAATGCGGGGCTGCCCAATGCCTTCGGAGAATATGATGAAACACCGGATCATACGGCGCACATCATTGAAGATTTTGCCCGTGAAGGTTTTGTGAACATCGTAGGTGGCTGTTGTGGCACCACACCAGACCATATCCGTCACATTGCAGAACATGTAAAGATCTTGCCTCCAAGGCCTCTGCCCCAACAGGTGGAAGAACTGGCGTAA